DNA from Sorex araneus isolate mSorAra2 chromosome 6, mSorAra2.pri, whole genome shotgun sequence:
gtttacagattctgtctattgtgaatagtgctgcaatgaacatagaagtgaggATGGTATTTTTGccatgtgtttttgggccaccaggATACATTTCCAGAAATAGTATTGCTGgctcaaattggagctcaatttctagctttttgaggaatgtccatattgttttccaaaaagactgggcTAGTTGAGGGCtgataggtagggtgtttgccttgcacatggccaacctgggttggatccccggcatatggttccctgagtaccgccaggagaaatttctgagtgcagagccaggactcaatCTCTGATCATTGCAGGgtatgacacaaaacaaaacaaaacaaagactggaccagttgccATTCCTATTAGCAATGAGGGAGGAATCctgggttcctttctccccacatccactccagcactggttgtgcTTGTGGTGAACCCTCTTTGGGGGCTGCTCTGGTACTGTGTTGGGAGTCAGGGCCCATGCTGCTCTCAGAGATATCTGTGACCCTTGGTTTTCCTGACCTGGAATCTCTCCAGTGGATGAGACCATATTTTTGCTCTGAAATGTTAATTATAGAGCAACATAATTAGAGTTGAATGGATAAAAAATTAGGCTGTAACTACTATTAATTTTGTAGCAGCATTAAGAAAAGGGgagtaaaagaggaaaaaaatgaaagcttttatAGGCTGTCttcatattttatgataaatatttaaagtatttcttATCTAATTTTTTCCAATCAAGCAGTTCAatgtttatgaatttttaaagacTATCATTTTGATGGTCAAAGTGTTCATTGATCTGTTTCTCTACTCAGTCATACTTGAAGCATGTGTACCTCTAATTTAAGAAGAGTCCATGAATCTTTGATGATTAAATAAGGATAATCAAAATCAATGACTCTGAATCATTTCCAGTGATTTAATGATGAAATAATCATCACTGTTTTGCTACAGAGTGTTCAGGACAGAAGGATAGAGTAGAGAAATAATCCACGATGAGTCCATTTCAACACAATCGAAATCATTTTGCCTTTGTTAATTTTCCTGACATGCAGGTATTTGTTTCTTTAATAGAAAacatggtgtttcatctttgtattttagtACATGCTTAGATTAGCACATATACACAAAGAAGTAATTTTGTCTCAAGAAATCCCAATTGTCTGAGTTCTTTCTCTGGATCCCAACTCTTAAAGCTTTACAAATGAAATGCCCTGAACGTTTGTGAGCTTTTCTGCCTTTATGTCACCTGCCTAGAAGCATCAATGTTGGAAAACTAACACATGGGCAATGGGGCTATGACAGGGTTTGGGGGAATCACAACTGTTGACAGGAAGGGATAGGGCACTAGGATGGGGGTCATTGGGCCATGATGtttgggaggaagaagaaaaaatgaaaagagagggACTTtctgaaaagagagagaataaaggggagTTAGATAAGAAATGTGGGTGGGGAGTCCACTTTTCCTGATGGGTACCATCAAGTTACAGGTCCTGCAAGTGACTCCCTCTCTCAGCTACTCCACTGAGAAAGCTGAACAGAGTtgtggcaagtttctgagaggaAATGGAAATCAAAGAGAGGTGAGGAACTAACCTCATGTTTCAGACACAGAGGTTGCTGTGGGGAACTGAGCAGTGCCCTGCTGTTCAGGTCCCACCCATTTCTGCAGCCACTTCATGGAGGAGAGGAGGTTCtgctgtatggacacaggaagtggGGGAAGCTGGCAGAGGGTCAGTGACTTGCTGGTCGCCACAGTCATGGTAGCTGACAGAGCTGTAAAGCAGCTCTGGCCAGACCCCTGCACCTAAACCCCACCCACCTGCCATTTCCATCTTCTTCAACTTCATGACTCTTGGACAAACTTCATTTGCAAGAGACTGTATCACTGAAATTCAACAGGGCACTAACTTTCACGATAGGATTCACTGTTAAATGTATGCAAGAAGAAACAGTTGGCAATATACAGGAAGCCACATTATGTTGACTGCAGGCAGATAAAATTTATAGTCAAGCTCAGTTGTTTCTGCACAAGAGTTTTGTAAAATTCATTGTTATGGCCTGTCAGGATggtactttcattttctttttcaaaatgtggTTTTGTGTAGAATTGTCATCATTTGGGTGGGAACATGGTCTGAGGTCCCTTTTTTCCATTatgctaagaattttttttaaaaaaacttgttctttgcacaaaataattttcactccAAGTTAAGACATGAATGACatgaataatgaataatgaaaataGTGTTATATCTAATGCCCACTGCTGCCTAAAGCAGAATGTTCAGACTGTTCCGAACTAAATAGGGTAAGATGTCGCTTGAGACGTTTTTTCTCTGCTGATTGTTCACACAACTTTACTTCAATTGTGCCATCACTGAACGCTTCTCCTTTGGTCTCTTCTACATGATTTTCTCGCCTGGAAAATGCTGTTCTCTTTTGCATCAGAGTCATTCCTGAATTCCCACGCCTACGGGCTGGAGAGAAGGTTTCTCTCATCAAGCAGTAACAAACTGCAGATAAAAAATTCTTCTTGAAATTTTCATTCATAAACGCATAAACAATAGGATTACAGATGGAATTGGAAAATCCGATGATTTGCACTATAGCAAAAATCATCTTGATGGTGACATCGTCATATTCCTCTTCAAAGTTAcctaaaatgaaaagtaataCTTTAGATTCCATAGTTATTAGGGCcagggaagatagtacagcaggtagggtgcttgcctggcatgtggttaACCTGGGTGAAATAGCCAGCAACCTAAAttccgccaggagtggtccctgagtgcagagccagaaaaaaagtCTGATCACAACAAagcatggcccccaaaatcaataaaataaaatacatatttgttaatgagcataaaataaaattttgatctCTCATGGGCCTTTACCAATCACTCACAAGCAGACAAGCAAATAAAGGTGTGGCACATTTTCAAGGTTGTTTTGGGGAGAATCACTGATGTCTAAGGAGTCATaatctgggccagagtgataaaacAGAAGGTAGGGGCCATTATTTTGCACATtctggctgagccaggtttgatcctcagcatccctatGTTCTCCCTGAGGCCagccagaagtgaatcctgagaagaaaggaagaaagaaaaaataaagaaagaacgagataaagagaaagaaagaaagaaagaaagaaagaaagaaagaaagaaagaaagaaagaaagaaagaaagaaagaaagaaagagagagaaagaaagagagaaagaaagaaagagaggaaggaaggaaggaaggaaggaaggaaggaaggaaggaaggaaggaaggaaggaaggaaggaaggaaggaaggaaggaaggaaggaaggaaggaagagagggagggagggagggagggaagagaaggaggaggaggaggaggaggaggaggaggaggaggagatggtgtGAACTGGGACTAGGATTGCAGAAGAATTTCTTATGTCCTCCAATTCCCAGTTATAGACATTGTGATATCTAATTATCCAACTACCATGAGATGGTcttcaaaaaaatcaaagaagatttCACATAAACATCACAGATTTTATGCCAAATTTTAGTGTGCATCAATTATGCAAAACTATTTTGAAGAAAAACTGGAGCCACTATTACATAAAATATCATGTTCTTCTATACTGCCTTTAGTGCAAGATTAGGCGGCACAGAATTCTCATGAATATATGTCAAAACTGACGCAAATCACTTCTCTGTGTTAGTTCAGCAAACATTTTCCAGTTTGAAGTAATAAAGTGAACACATTAGTTGTTATTGATTTGTTTATTACACCTGAGAAAATTCACCGCAGTGCTGTGAAGTGCGAACTTAGAAAATTTAATCTCTGTATCTGAAGATTCTGTGCCACTATCCTTGGTTGCTGTTCTATTTACCTTTTAAGTAGCATGACATACAGGATTGAATCATGAAAAGATGATAAGAGGAAAGATCATAAACCAATttttggacttaaaaaaaaaaacccaaccagtTGGTGTTGATCATGCGGTAAAACATGATGTTAAATGCCTGATGTTTGGTTACCCCTGCGGGTGGCAATATGTTTCAGTGATTTCTCATCTGCCCAGCTGGAAATGAGCTCAAACTGCCACCAACACTCACTGTATTCAACCATCATGTGGACGGCGTGAAAAGGTGCCCAGCACACAGCAAAGAGAGCCACTACAGTCACCATCATAATGACAGCCCGCTTCTTCTTCCTGGACCAAAAGGATTCACTGCATTAGTCACAATGGCAGCTGAATACAAAGTCATTAAAGGACATTCCAACCAGACCTCTCTCAACCATGGATTGTTAATTATAAATGAAGTTCCGGATAGGTTTATTGAGGACTGTTTCTCATCTTTTCCCATTGCTAGTCTCTTCACTCCTGTATTTCTCAACTAAACATGCATAGTCTCctcatgtgctcaggagtgaggcCAATGGAACTCTGCTACTTGACTGGCATGGATAATGTCACTAAATCTTCCCGAAAGCCAGTAGACTGATGCAGACACTGAAGCCCAGAGAGTATTAAGCATTTTGCCTGGTTCAATagctaatatcactgtatcactgtatcactgtcatcctgttgctcattgatttgcttgagcaggcaccagtaacatccccatcttgagatttgttgttactgtttttggcatatcaaatatgccacgggtagcttgccaggctctgccatgcaggcgagatactctcggtaatgtGCCAAGccctcccagaggggtggaggaattgaactctggtcagccacatgcaaggcaaacatcctacccgctgtgctatcgctctgcgaCATAACATTATAACTAtatgtaattataattatataatacataatatacaaaacatataattattatatatgtttgtataaatatattatttattaaaatatatgtttatatttatgaaatatatgaTTATAACATTatgatatatcatatataataatattgaaGTCCGATCAAGAAGATAATTTAGATCAGTGGATCTCAATTTACCTGGACCCTGGAAAAGTCTAGAAGTTTGAAAAGCAATGATTCATATATTCCAGCCTCATAGATTCTGAAAACTAGTTTGGGAATCTGTACTTTCTCAGTAAATGTATATATTGTTAAAACTCCTGAGGGTGAGTTTGGGTACTGCCTACATCAGTGCCTAACTTTTTGTCTACTGAATAGTGCTCATGTCTGTGAGAAAAATGCATCAATTGGTATGAAATATGGATACCCTTAGGgcataattgaaattttattatgtatCCAAATAATAGGAGTAATCAAAATTCTACCCAATTTTTGTTAGGATTCCCAGAAAGGAGGAAAACATCTAAAAAGATTTACCAATTTTCAGGGCAATTTAAGTTTATTAAAGGtcacatttgttattttttatgtcaGCATATTAGCTTTTTCCTCTAGGAAAGGTGGGGAGCTAAATCAGCAGGGAGTCTTATTTAGGACCCTGGATGGTGGGAGACTGGATCATTTATACAAACTGAGCACTAGAGGGCGCGATCCACTTAAAGAAATGAACCCATCTCAACTGCCAAACTTCCTGTGTGGTTTcgttatttttgtttaaaatcacttttaaattcttgtttcattttattttttgtaacatTATGTACAATAGTCTTCCCATTCATGGTTTTATGTACAACGATTCTGCATTTGCACCACTACCAAGGTACCCCAAGACCTTCTACATGTGCTTATTCGTCACCTGTCATTTCTAATCTGCCTCTTTCTTATTCCAGCTTCCCCAACTGCTCCTTAACCTCATTATTGTGATCAAAGGCCAAGAGGTTGATCATGCCTTGtcccttagttttcttttttaagagatATTTAGTGCAAATCAAACGGACAACAAGCAACGGAGCAATAAATTGTGTGTTCAAATAGTCTCTTAATAGTTGTACACAACTCAGCCAACAAACCCTCAAGTATAAGGACATTGATAGTAATGAAGTTAATAGATACTCTGGCTTTGAGGATCATTATGAGGCCATTCAGGTCTTGAGTGGGAGGGAGTCAGCACATTACCACACTGGGGGTATCTCCAAGCCGTGTGGCTGATGAGACGCAGAGCCCTGCCTGGCAGATGGACCTCGTAATGAAGACCACTAGCCATTTTCTTTAGGTCAATATATTCCTCTTGATAGCAGTGGCCTCCCCCTTTGATTTTCAGAGCTGGTGGTCTTGTTCCTACTTCCTGCCATCCAGAAAACCTCTGCAGTTTAAAGTCAGCCTCTACCTGAAATTGGAATTCCAAGCTCTACTTTGACTAGACTGTGCAGAGATTCCGAGAACCCTTGCCACTTTCCCTTCCAGCACAACTCTTAAACTATGAGTGAATATTTCCTGCAACAGACCTGGCTATTTTTGACATCTCCTTCCCGTGAATCGTTCGAAGCACAGAGCCATCGCCCACTCTTTTCTTAATCCACAGTTCATAACCGATTTTACTGTACAGAATAAGCATCAGCAtcaggggcaggaggaagaggatgacAAGGATGAAGGTTGTGTAGATTTTCTGGTGCGTGGGGCTGGCCCACTCCTCCAAGCAGCAGACATGTTCTTTCTCATATAAGAAGTCATACTTAATCTTTAAAACAAGAACAGTGAGTTAGAAGAACCAGAAGTCAGCATCCAAGGAAAAGCAGGGAAGTTCTAGTGGAATACGCTTTTTAAGCTCTTTTATTTCCCTTGGGTTCATCATATTCCTAATGTGATTTTAACTGTTCTTTTGTGTAAATTTAGATTCTTTTTTACTCCACAGCCTAAATTCTTAaaagttttatactttttttttgttttgctagcgtacttccagtggtgctcttcactcaagaatcactcccagcaAAACTAAAGGATCATGTATGGTGTTAGGGATCGAACTAGAGTTAGCTGCCTGACAAGGTAAGTTCTttgccctctgtattatctctccagctttcttttccattttaaatgaaattgag
Protein-coding regions in this window:
- the QRFPR gene encoding pyroglutamylated RF-amide peptide receptor, encoding MQALNITPEQFSGLLRDHNLTREQFIARYRLRPLVYTPELPARAKVALALTGGLIFALALFGNALVLSVVTRSKAMRTVTNIFICSLALSDLLIAFFCIPVTMLQNISDHWLGGAFICKMVPFVQCTAVVTEILTLTCIAVERHQGLVHPFKMKWQYTQRRAFSMLGVVWLVAVIVGSPMWHVQRLEIKYDFLYEKEHVCCLEEWASPTHQKIYTTFILVILFLLPLMLMLILYSKIGYELWIKKRVGDGSVLRTIHGKEMSKIARKKKRAVIMMVTVVALFAVCWAPFHAVHMMVEYSNFEEEYDDVTIKMIFAIVQIIGFSNSICNPIVYAFMNENFKKNFLSAVCYCLMRETFSPARRRGNSGMTLMQKRTAFSRRENHVEETKGEAFSDGTIEVKLCEQSAEKKRLKRHLTLFSSEQSEHSALGSSGH